A window from Heteronotia binoei isolate CCM8104 ecotype False Entrance Well chromosome 15, APGP_CSIRO_Hbin_v1, whole genome shotgun sequence encodes these proteins:
- the URGCP gene encoding up-regulator of cell proliferation: MLRKLNLEKNRSKKFSLQEVLEISSESLKECTPSTMEDLPWHFLRKVLALNVTARSTSLQKETFGDQRGNKEKKRIDEGIFLSVKMDVRVSVNPLDVLCAVLLCSDSFLQQEILSKMSMCQFALPLLLPPLETSHCTLMLWAMRDIVKKWRPHSLVDSRGFREESLVLTSMPTISFVRIGSLSFSKSRLLNEFLSPSQHHHDFFIHQDMEGGNIPREIADGLVEIAWYFPGGQRSSDLFPEPVAVANLHGGIESHQAQFRFLSEVSSAVFIFAECISKREYNILSLLKESSTEYYFILEYHGRNVSETLDYLQDLAPVLKLSNSNILVKAAKTNTAKLVEQLRSTIGRIISADPKRVTIDGMAAVARELSFHVDEDCQECQDARRCMSEITEDVNDVALYKKEMLKLQGDLWKTLASVEKELCRMERQGDMPSEKYRSELKGKLMLLRQQQNDCDLTIGLINFIHGIKDSGSAKKHYFLKWMKFNLDYIARASLSKLRAQYKDKCKLLGDDAQKVAEVDQLISSSSLGVEHFMRELGQFYEAEWLMVREDKLSRNRRQFAHFPSIAADLMLEGFPLELIDGDASNIPLQWIIDILTKLNNKLKRRSKMFVITVLGVQSTGKSTLLNTMFGLQFAVSSGRCTRGAFMTLLKVRENLIQELGCDFILVIDTEGLKAPELAKLEDSYQHDNELATLVIGLSDVTIVNMSMENATEMKDILQIVTHAFLRMERIGQKPNCQFVHQNVSDVSAHDQNMRDRKHLLEQLNEMTQAAAKMEKLGRDIKFSDIMDYDPEIHTWYIPGLWHGVPPMASVNRGYSEKVFELKKYLFEFFRDRSVKRSPKDIPQFIEWTKSLWNAVKHENFIFSFRNSLIAEAYNHLSAKYSEWDWSFRREMHLWVSEQETLIQNASPDELDCLHWRHELQQKLLCGEQQILESLEKYFETGTANLHLVEEYREDFVRSANSLKHELESYSYSKCNDSIHIKKGRYKIDILQMEYLKVIEGKVDRLLEDWGKEKRRLVDQELRRVFDTMWTETLSEISLVPLERQEIFLDIELCFRKDLSHRGSLVNLKVQAAKSLLSYRMDNFQMKSEYINPSFWDHVKSMFSKREHLSKAEELAKSLMSKCMEYINGKANSGGDYHETYCGELLHIINQMLQQGEVQKLHTSPSFEVDLKLHIFGEAAHFFQKMHEDFIKENDPRVRLEKLKPQYFSTFRDLYLEKDAHQTSAKNFCDQCLHPALLDYVNRKLGIVIVDNIVSGTQSMRYVSRSFFQFTVLKELLEDRNVDNYVKYMRSYEKFVKSWIMRKILEHYADRQSLRNLEKDILSAIIKKIVEMLEILKQKCFKISEFLVIFWEKMQKELVISKDSLLGTQFKKMSDPGQFSVCVENCLPDLEKRILSEFDALELQSKLSKLPVKPQDEIFKRVFGCGKQCPFCQIPCEAGGSAHKEHFAAVHRPEGLGRVRWEKTEKLTYELCSTLVVSQCRFRNAETEGEWHPYKDYRFYYPDWCIQPDPSINASDYWKFVFKEFNHEFAHQYEAKPADLPKAWKNITQKQALEALKVTYNMK, from the coding sequence ATGCTCAGAAAGTTAAACTTGGAGAAGAATCGAAGCAAGAAATTCTCCCTGCAAGAAGTCCTAGAAATCAGTTCAGAGAGTCTCAAGGAATGCACTCCCAGTACAATGGAAGACTTGCCATGGCATTTTCTGAGGAAGGTCTTGGCTCTGAATGTCACAGCCAGGAGCACAAGCCTTCAGAAGGAGACATTTGGTGATCAAAGAGGAAACAAGGAGAAAAAGAGGATTGATGAGGGTATCTTTCTCAGTGTCAAGATGGATGTGAGAGTGTCTGTGAACCCCCTCGATGTCCTTTGTGCTGTTCTGCTCTGTTCTGACAGTTTCCTCCAGCAGGAGATCCTTTCCAAAATGTCCATGTGCCAGTTTGCTTTGCCTTTACTTCTGCCTCCTTTAGAGACATCCCATTGCACTCTGATGCTGTGGGCCATGAGAGACATCGTGAAAAAATGGAGGCCCCATTCCCTGGTTGACAGCAGGGGCTTTAGAGAGGAGAGCCTGGTGCTCACGTCCATGCCGACCATCTCCTTTGTAAGGATCGGAAGTCTGAGTTTCTCCAAGTCCAGACTCCTGAATGAGTTTCTCAGTCCCTCCCAACACCACCATGATTTCTTCATACACCAGGACATGGAGGGTGGGAACATCCCTCGGGAAATTGCTGATGGACTTGTAGAGATAGCCTGGTATTTTCCAGGAGGGCAGAGGAGTTCAGATCTCTTCCCAGAACCAGTAGCAGTTGCAAATCTTCATGGAGGCATTGAATCCCACCAGGCGCAGTTTAGATTTTTGTCAGAGGTTTCTTCAGCTGTGTTTATATTTGCTGAATGTATTAGCAAAAGAGAATATAACATTTTGTCATTGCTGAAGGAATCGTCAACTGAATACTACTTTATCTTGGAATATCATGGCAGAAATGTCAGTGAAACTTTGGATTACTTACAAGACTTGGCTCCAGTGCTTAAACTCAGCAATTCAAATATACTAGTAAAAGCAGCCAAGACTAATACAGCAAAACTTGTAGAACAGCTTCGATCTACCATTGGAAGAATAATCAGTGCCGATCCCAAGAGGGTGACCATTGACGGCATGGCTGCTGTGGCTCGTGAGCTTTCATTCCACGTAGATGAAGACTGCCAAGAATGTCAGGATGCACGTAGATGTATGTCAGAAATCACAGAAGATGTAAACGATGTAGCACTGTACAAGAAAGAAATGCTGAAACTCCAAGGTGATCTCTGGAAAACCTTGGCAAGTGTGGAGAAAGAACTATGCAGGATGGAAAGACAAGGGGACATGCCTTCAGAAAAGTACCGATCTGAACTAAAAGGCAAATTGATGCTTCTCCGTCAACAGCAAAATGATTGTGATCTCACTATAGGTCTGATAAATTTCATCCATGGCATCAAAGATTCAGGGTCAGCAAAAAAGCATTATTTCTTAAAATGGATGAAGTTCAATCTGGATTACATTGCTAGGGCCAGCCTTTCTAAATTACGGGCTCAGTATAAAGACAAATGCAAGTTGTTAGGAGACGATGCTCAGAAGGTGGCAGAAGTAGACCAACTGATTTCTTCATCCTCCTTGGGTGTCGAGCATTTCATGAGAGAGCTGGGTCAGTTTTATGAGGCAGAATGGTTGATGGTCAGAGAAGACAAACTATCTAGAAATAGAAGGCAGTTTGCCCATTTCCCCAGCATTGCTGCTGACCTGATGCTGGAAGGGTTTCCTCTAGAGCTGATTGATGGAGATGCTTCCAACATTCCCCTGCAGTGGATAATTGATATTTTGACTAAACTCAATAACAAGCTGAAAAGGCGATCCAAGATGTTTGTGATAACTGTGCTGGGGGTGCAGAGCACTGGGAAGTCCACCCTTCTCAACACCATGTTTGGACTGCAGTTTGCTGTGAGCAGCGGCCGATGTACACGAGGGGCCTTCATGACTCTTCTTAAGGTCCGAGAGAACTTGATTCAGGAGCTGGGCTGTGATTTCATCCTGGTGATTGACACAGAAGGGCTGAAAGCTCCTGAACTGGCCAAACTGGAAGACAGCTACCAACACGACAATGAGCTGGCCACTCTGGTGATTGGGCTGAGTGATGTAACAATAGTAAACATGTCCATGGAGAATGCCACTGAAATGAAGGACATCCTGCAGATTGTGACTCATGCGTTCCTCAGAATGGAGAGAATTGGGCAAAAACCCAACTGCCAGTTTGTGCATCAGAATGTCAGTGATGTTTCTGCACATGACCAAAATATGAGGGACAGGAAACATCTCTTGGAACAACTCAATGAAATGACCCAGGCTGCAGCAAAAATGGAAAAACTTGGCAGAGATATCAAGTTTTCAGACATCATGGATTATGACCCAGAAATACACACCTGGTACATTCCAGGCCTGTGGCACGGAGTCCCACCTATGGCCTCAGTCAACCGGGGATACAGTGAAAAGGTCTTTGAGTTAAAGAAGTACCTGTTTGAATTCTTCAGGGATCGTTCTGTTAAAAGGAGTCCCAAAGATATCCCTCAATTTATCGAGTGGACTAAGAGTCTTTGGAATGCTGTGAAACATGAGAACTTCATCTTCAGCTTCCGAAACAGCCTCATAGCAGAAGCTTATAACCACCTGTCTGCCAAATACTCTGAATGGGACTGGAGTTTCCGCAGAGAGATGCACCTCTGGGTGTCTGAGCAAGAAACGCTGATACAGAATGCATCTCCTGATGAGCTTGATTGCTTGCACTGGCGACATGAGCTTCAACAGAAACTGTTATGTGGTGAGCAACAGATTTTGGAGAGCCTGGAGAAATACTTTGAAACTGGTACAGCAAATCTGCATCTGGTGGAAGAGTACAGAGAAGATTTTGTGAGAAGTGCCAACAGTCTCAAGCATGAACTAGAAAGTTATTCTTACAGTAAATGTAATGATTCCATTCACATTAAAAAGGGACGGTACAAGATTGATATTCTTCAAATGGAATACTTGAAAGTAATTGAAGGAAAAGTTGACAGGCTTCTGGAAGATTGGGGGAAAGAAAAGCGCAGATTGGTTGATCAAGAGCTGAGAAGAGTGTTTGATACAATGTGGACAGAAACATTGTCAGAAATATCACTTGTTCCTCTAGAGAGACAGGAAATTTTTCTAGATATTGAGTTGTGTTTCAGGAAGGACTTGTCCCATCGTGGAAGCTTAGTCAACCTAAAAGTACAAGCAGCAAAAAGTTTGTTAAGCTACAGGATGGACAACTTTCAGAtgaaatcagagtatataaatcCATCATTCTGGGACCATGTGAAGAGCATGTTTTCTAAAAGGGAGCATTTGAGTAAAGCTGAAGAACTTGCTAAATCATTGATGTCCAAATGCATGGAGTACATTAATGGAAAGGCCAATTCTGGAGGAGATTATCATGAAACCTATTGCGGAGAACTTTTGCATATCATCAATCAAATGCTTCAGCAGGGTGAGGTTCAAAAACttcatacatcaccttcctttGAAGTGGACTTGAAGCTTCACATTTTTGGAGAAGCAGCTCATTTTTTTCAAAAGATGCATGAAGATTTCATTAAGGAAAATGATCCCCGGGTACGCCTGGAGAAACTGAAACCTCAGTATTTCTCCACTTTCAGAGATCTTTATCTGGAAAAAGATGCCCATCAAACCAGCGCTAAGAATTTCTGTGACCAGTGTCTCCATCCTGCCCTGCTGGATTATGTCAACAGAAAACTTGGTATCGTTATAGTGGACAACATTGTCAGTGGCACCCAGTCCATGAGATATGTCAGCCGGAGTTTCTTCCAGTTTACAGTTCTGAAGGAGCTGTTGGAAGACAGAAATGTTGACAACTATGTGAaatatatgagatcctatgaaaAATTTGTGAAGAGCTGGATCATGAGAAAAATACTGGAGCACTATGCAGACAGACAGTCTCTCAGGAATCTGGAGAAGGACATTCTCTCTGCAATAATAAAGAAAATTGTAGAAATGCTGGAGATCCtgaaacagaaatgttttaaGATCTCAGAATTTTTAGTaattttttgggaaaaaatgCAGAAGGAGCTAGTTATTTCTAAAGACAGCTTGCTGGGAACACAGTTTAAAAAGATGTCTGATCCTGGACAATTTTCTGTCTGTGTTGAAAATTGTCTTCCTGATTTGGAAAAACGAATACTATCTGAGTTCGATGCCCTGGAACTTCAATCCAAGCTCTCCAAACTGCCTGTGAAGCCCCAGGATGAGATCTTCAAGCGAGTATTCGGCTGTGGGAAGCAATGTCCCTTCTGCCAAATCCCCTGTGAGGCTGGAGGGAGTGCCCATAAGGAGCATTTTGCAGCTGTCCATCGCCCCGAAGGACTGGGAAGAGTTAGATGGGAAAAAACAGAAAAGCTTACGTATGAATTATGTTCCACTCTTGTGGTTTCCCAGTGCAGATTCAGAAATGCAGAAACTGAAGGGGAATGGCATCCATACAAAGATTACCGATTCTACTATCCAGATTGGTGCATCCAACCAGATCCCAGTATTAATGCTTCAGATTACTGgaagtttgtttttaaagagttcAATCATGAATTTGCACATCAGTATGAAGCTAAACCAGCAGACCTGCCCAAGGCCTGGAAAAATATAACCCAGAAACAGGCATTGGAGGCATTAAAAGTAACCTACAATATGAAGTAA